One Rissa tridactyla isolate bRisTri1 chromosome 4, bRisTri1.patW.cur.20221130, whole genome shotgun sequence DNA window includes the following coding sequences:
- the CDKN1C gene encoding cyclin-dependent kinase inhibitor 1C: protein MSNVHLSGAAALERLSARRALAGHGRSPVCRSLFGPVDHEELGRELRNRLREMGEDDQRRWDYNFHTDTPLPGPGRLRWEEVEGAAVPAFYRETLQVGRHRVPLRRAPPSPPPPPAAGKGPGGRLSRENRAAPRRRGMRLRRRGPTARITDFFARRKRPAEPKAAAERPAGCPPPPAAVPAEQTPRKRLR, encoded by the exons ATGTCTAACGTGCACCTCTCCGGCGCCGCCGCCCTGGAGCGCCTCTCCGCCCGGCGAGCCCTGGCCGGGCACGGCCGCAGCCCCGTCTGCAGGAGCCTCTTCGGGCCGGTGGACCACGAGGAGCTGGGCCGGGAGCTGCGGAACCGCCTGCGGGAGATGGGAGAGGACGACCAGCGCCGCTGGGACTACAACTTCCACACCGACACGCCGCTGCCGGGGCCCGGCCGCCTGCgctgggaggaggtggagggtgccGCCGTCCCCGCTTTCTACCGGGAGACGCTACAGGTGGGGCGGCACCGAGTCCCCCTCCGCCGGGCgcccccctcgccgccgccgccccccgccgccggcaagGGGCCCGGGGGGCGACTGAGCCGGGAGaaccgcgccgcgccccgccgccgcggcatGCGGCTCCGCCGGAGGGGCCCGACGGCCCGCATCACag ATTTCTTCGCGAGGAGGAAAAGGCCGGCGGAGCCCAAGGCGGCGGCGGAGCGCCCCGccggctgcccgccgccccccgccgccgtgcCGGCTGAGCAGACCCCCCGCAAGCGGCTCCGGTGA